One Qipengyuania gaetbuli genomic region harbors:
- the hutH gene encoding histidine ammonia-lyase has translation MSVELAPGAVSLAELEHLFRTGSAFHVSGEAMADVSAAVERLEKAVATGGALYGVNTGFGKLASVRIADGDLATLQRNIVLSHSAGFGKPLSPEIVRLVIALKCISLGRGASAVRPVVIERLQQMVACDVIPVVPEKGSVGASGDLAPLAHIAAVLIGEGEAFYKGERMAAGKAMQAAGLAPVELQAKEGLALLNGTQVSTALALAGLFDAWRLSINSLVTTALSVDAAMGSSAPFRDEIHTLRGHRGQVDAARIVRGLLEGSEIRESHLEDDLRVQDPYCLRCAPQVVGACLDQLRHCAQVLTTEANAVTDNPLVLSCGEVVSGGNFHAEPVGLAADAIALAISEVGSIAQRRVALLVDPSLSFGLPAFLSADPGLQSGLMIAEVTSAAIMSENRALANPRTVDSTPTSANQEDHVSMACHAGRRLLEMNENLAAILGIEALSAVQGIEYRAPLRTSDALQEVIARVREASPTLDSDRQVDGDIAATAELLASGPLAPEVEGASIGEALA, from the coding sequence ATGAGCGTTGAACTCGCGCCCGGTGCGGTCAGCCTGGCCGAACTCGAACACCTGTTCCGCACCGGATCGGCCTTCCATGTCTCGGGCGAGGCGATGGCCGATGTCTCGGCTGCGGTCGAGCGGCTGGAGAAAGCTGTCGCGACGGGCGGCGCGCTGTACGGAGTGAATACCGGCTTCGGCAAACTGGCCAGCGTGCGCATCGCCGATGGCGACCTCGCCACGCTCCAGCGCAATATCGTGCTCTCGCACAGCGCAGGCTTCGGCAAACCGCTCTCGCCGGAAATCGTCCGCCTCGTCATCGCGCTGAAGTGCATCTCGCTAGGCCGCGGCGCTTCGGCGGTAAGGCCGGTGGTGATCGAACGCCTGCAACAGATGGTCGCCTGCGACGTCATCCCGGTCGTCCCGGAAAAGGGATCGGTCGGCGCATCGGGCGATCTTGCCCCGCTCGCGCATATCGCCGCCGTCCTGATCGGGGAAGGCGAGGCCTTCTACAAGGGCGAGCGGATGGCCGCGGGCAAGGCAATGCAGGCGGCCGGCCTCGCGCCGGTGGAACTGCAGGCCAAGGAAGGTCTCGCGCTCCTCAACGGCACGCAGGTTTCGACCGCGCTCGCGCTGGCGGGGCTGTTCGATGCCTGGCGCCTGTCGATCAATTCCCTGGTGACGACGGCCCTGTCGGTCGATGCCGCGATGGGTTCTTCGGCGCCATTCCGCGACGAAATCCACACGCTGCGCGGTCACCGCGGGCAGGTCGACGCGGCGCGGATCGTGCGCGGCCTGCTCGAAGGATCGGAAATCCGCGAGAGCCATCTCGAAGACGATTTGCGCGTTCAGGACCCCTATTGCCTGCGCTGCGCCCCGCAGGTCGTGGGCGCCTGCCTCGACCAGCTGCGCCATTGTGCGCAGGTCCTGACGACAGAAGCCAATGCGGTGACCGACAACCCGCTGGTCCTGTCCTGTGGAGAGGTCGTGTCGGGCGGTAATTTCCACGCCGAACCCGTTGGCCTTGCCGCCGATGCCATCGCGCTCGCCATTTCCGAAGTCGGCAGCATCGCGCAGCGGCGTGTCGCACTGCTGGTCGATCCTTCGCTCAGCTTCGGCCTGCCTGCCTTCCTCTCCGCCGATCCGGGCCTCCAGTCCGGCCTGATGATCGCGGAAGTCACCTCGGCCGCGATAATGAGCGAGAACCGCGCGCTCGCCAATCCGCGCACGGTGGATTCGACGCCGACCTCGGCCAACCAGGAAGACCATGTCTCCATGGCCTGCCATGCCGGGCGCCGCCTGCTCGAGATGAACGAGAACCTCGCCGCCATCCTCGGCATCGAGGCGCTGTCGGCCGTGCAAGGCATCGAGTACCGCGCCCCGCTGCGCACCAGCGACGCGCTGCAGGAAGTCATCGCCCGCGTAAGAGAAGCCTCGCCCACGCTCGACAGCGACCGGCAGGTCGACGGCGACATCGCGGCGACGGCAGAACTGCTCGCCTCCGGCCCGCTCGCACCCGAGGTCGAGGGGGCCTCGATCGGCGAGGCGCTGGCGTGA
- the hutG gene encoding N-formylglutamate deformylase, producing the protein MTPVTLVRGTSPMVLAQPHSGTWLPDEVTAALEPSARALVDTDWRIPELYEGLLPDATVVRAEFNRYVIDANRPPDDTSLYPGQNTTGLVPLHDFDARPIWRNAPDEAETARRLALYHAPYHEALRGELERVRSQHGFAVLYDCHSIRSEAPYLFDGRLPDLNIGTNSGASCSPAIERAVARTCEEVEGFTSVLNGRFKGGWTTRHYGQPDKGVHAVQMEIAQSAYLETEAPPFALSHEKSARLRAVLARVFAAIEDSFGEIA; encoded by the coding sequence GTGACACCGGTCACACTTGTCAGGGGTACGTCGCCCATGGTCCTTGCCCAGCCCCATTCGGGGACCTGGCTGCCGGACGAGGTGACAGCGGCGCTCGAACCGTCAGCTCGCGCGCTGGTCGATACCGACTGGCGCATCCCCGAACTCTACGAGGGGCTGCTGCCCGATGCGACGGTCGTGCGCGCCGAGTTCAACCGCTATGTGATCGACGCGAACCGCCCCCCGGACGATACCTCGCTCTACCCGGGCCAGAACACCACGGGCCTCGTTCCGCTGCATGATTTCGATGCCCGCCCGATCTGGCGCAACGCGCCCGACGAGGCAGAGACTGCGCGCAGGCTCGCCCTCTACCATGCCCCCTATCACGAGGCGCTGCGCGGAGAACTGGAGCGAGTGAGATCGCAGCACGGTTTCGCTGTCCTCTACGATTGCCACTCGATCCGGTCCGAGGCGCCATACCTGTTCGACGGCAGGCTGCCCGACCTCAATATCGGCACGAATTCCGGAGCCTCCTGCTCGCCTGCGATTGAGCGCGCGGTCGCGCGTACCTGCGAGGAGGTGGAAGGCTTCACCTCGGTCCTCAACGGAAGGTTCAAGGGCGGCTGGACGACGCGCCATTATGGCCAGCCGGACAAGGGCGTGCACGCGGTCCAGATGGAGATCGCGCAGAGCGCCTATCTGGAAACCGAAGCCCCGCCCTTTGCCCTTTCGCATGAAAAATCGGCACGCCTGCGCGCGGTTCTCGCCCGCGTATTCGCTGCCATCGAAGACAGTTTTGGAGAGATTGCATGA
- the hutU gene encoding urocanate hydratase, with product MSHQIRNARDVKSPTGPELTCGSWQTEAPFRMIQNNLDRTVAENPDELVVYGGIGKAARTWSDFDRILDSLKTLSDDETLLVQSGRPVGVFRTHADAPRVLIANSNIVPHWANWEHFSELDRKGLMMYGQMTAGSWIYIGTQGIVQGTYETFVEAGRKHYGGDLTGKWILTGGLGGMGGAQPLAAVMAGACCLAVECNPESIDFRLRTRYVDEKAETLDEALALIERWTAAGEAKSVGLLGNAAEIFPELVRRGVRPDIVTDQTSAHDPVNGYLPEGWTMAEWREKRESDPKAVEKAARASMRKQVEAMLAFWDAGVPTLDYGNNIRQVALEEGLENAFAFPGFVPAYIRPLFCRGVGPFRWAALSGDPEDIYKTDAKVKELLPDNHHLHNWLDMARERIAFQGLPARICWVGLGDRHRLGMAFNEMVANGELKAPVVIGRDHLDSGSVASPNRETEAMRDGSDAVSDWPLLNALLNTASGATWVSLHHGGGVGMGFSQHAGMVIVADGTEDAARRLERVLWNDPATGVMRHADAGYDEALDCAREKGLRLPGILGN from the coding sequence ATGAGCCACCAGATCAGGAACGCGCGGGACGTGAAGAGCCCGACCGGCCCCGAACTGACCTGCGGAAGCTGGCAGACGGAAGCGCCGTTCCGCATGATCCAGAACAACCTCGATCGCACGGTCGCGGAGAACCCCGACGAGCTGGTCGTCTATGGCGGCATCGGCAAGGCGGCACGCACGTGGAGCGATTTCGACCGCATCCTCGACAGCCTCAAGACGCTGTCCGACGACGAGACGCTGCTGGTCCAGTCGGGCCGTCCCGTCGGCGTCTTCCGCACCCATGCCGATGCGCCGCGCGTGCTGATCGCGAACTCTAACATCGTCCCCCACTGGGCGAACTGGGAGCATTTCAGCGAGCTCGATAGGAAGGGCCTGATGATGTACGGCCAGATGACGGCCGGATCGTGGATCTACATCGGCACGCAGGGCATCGTCCAAGGCACGTACGAGACCTTCGTCGAGGCCGGACGCAAGCATTACGGCGGCGACCTCACGGGCAAGTGGATCCTCACCGGCGGGCTGGGCGGCATGGGCGGCGCGCAGCCGCTCGCCGCGGTCATGGCCGGGGCCTGCTGCCTGGCGGTCGAGTGCAATCCCGAGAGTATCGATTTCCGCCTGCGCACGAGATACGTCGACGAGAAGGCCGAGACGCTGGACGAGGCGCTGGCGCTGATCGAGCGCTGGACTGCCGCAGGCGAGGCGAAATCGGTCGGTCTGCTGGGCAATGCCGCCGAAATCTTCCCCGAACTGGTCCGCCGCGGCGTGCGGCCCGATATCGTCACCGACCAGACCTCCGCGCACGATCCGGTCAACGGCTATCTGCCCGAAGGCTGGACCATGGCCGAATGGCGCGAGAAGCGCGAAAGCGACCCCAAGGCGGTCGAGAAGGCCGCGCGCGCATCCATGCGCAAGCAGGTCGAAGCCATGCTCGCCTTCTGGGACGCCGGCGTGCCGACGCTCGACTACGGCAACAACATCCGCCAAGTCGCGCTGGAAGAGGGGCTGGAGAACGCCTTCGCCTTCCCCGGCTTCGTGCCCGCCTACATCCGCCCGCTGTTCTGCCGCGGCGTCGGCCCGTTCCGTTGGGCCGCGCTGTCGGGCGATCCAGAGGACATCTACAAGACCGATGCCAAGGTGAAGGAGCTGCTGCCCGACAACCATCACCTGCACAACTGGCTCGACATGGCGCGCGAGCGGATCGCCTTCCAGGGCCTGCCCGCGCGTATCTGCTGGGTCGGCCTCGGCGACCGCCACCGGCTCGGCATGGCGTTCAACGAGATGGTCGCGAATGGCGAGTTGAAGGCTCCCGTAGTGATCGGGCGGGATCACCTCGATTCCGGCTCCGTCGCCAGCCCCAACCGCGAAACCGAGGCGATGCGGGACGGATCGGACGCGGTCAGCGACTGGCCGCTGCTCAATGCCCTGCTCAACACCGCCTCGGGCGCGACCTGGGTCAGCCTCCACCATGGCGGCGGCGTGGGCATGGGCTTCTCGCAGCACGCGGGCATGGTGATCGTTGCCGACGGGACCGAGGACGCGGCCCGCAGGCTGGAGCGCGTGCTGTGGAACGACCCAGCCACCGGCGTCATGCGCCATGCCGATGCAGGCTATGACGAGGCGCTCGACTGCGCTCGCGAAAAGGGGCTGCGCCTGCCTGGCATCCTGGGCAACTAG
- the acs gene encoding acetate--CoA ligase translates to MSDTDTAAEWVRMPANAAQGTICTAAQYEEHYARSLSDPDGFWAEQAERLDWVQAPRTIADWSFDPVAIKWFEDGVLNICHNAVDRHVEAGRADTVALIFEPDDPAGEVRRITYGQLQAEVVRMANALKKLGVAKGDRVTIYMPMVPEGAFAMLACARIGAIHSVIFGGFSPEAIAGRVEDCRSDWIVTADEGLRGGKRIPLKANVDAALEKVPAKGVLVLRHTGGDVAMHEGRDHWYHEFSQDVSGDCPCEPMKAEDPLFILYTSGSTGKPKGVLHTTGGYAVWTETTFRYVFDYRPGEIYWCTADIGWVTGHSYIVYGPLLNGATALMFEGVPNWPGHDRFWAVCEKHKVNIFYTAPTAIRALMREGDGHVTKHDLSSLRLLGSVGEPINPEAWRWYSDTVGKGAVPVIDTWWQTETGGVMITTLPGAHDMKPGSAGKPFFGICPQLVDNEGGVLEGATSGNLCITRSWPGQARTVYGDHDRFVQTYFSTYKGKYFTGDGCRRDADDYYWITGRVDDVINVSGHRMGTAEVESALVLHPKVSEAAVVGYPHDIKGQGIYCYVTLMEGEQPSEDLAAELRQWVRKEIGPIATPDHLHFTPALPKTRSGKIMRRILRKIAENEFGALGDTSTLADPSVVESLIDGRQNR, encoded by the coding sequence ATGAGCGATACCGATACCGCCGCCGAATGGGTCCGCATGCCGGCCAATGCCGCGCAAGGCACCATCTGCACTGCCGCGCAATATGAAGAACACTACGCCCGCAGCCTGTCCGATCCGGACGGTTTCTGGGCCGAGCAGGCTGAGCGGCTCGACTGGGTTCAAGCGCCGAGAACCATCGCCGACTGGAGCTTCGATCCGGTCGCGATCAAGTGGTTCGAAGACGGCGTGCTAAACATCTGCCACAATGCCGTCGACCGCCATGTCGAGGCAGGACGCGCCGACACCGTCGCGCTGATCTTCGAACCCGACGATCCGGCAGGCGAGGTGCGCCGCATCACTTACGGCCAACTCCAGGCCGAAGTCGTGCGCATGGCCAATGCGCTCAAGAAGCTCGGCGTCGCCAAGGGCGACCGGGTGACCATCTACATGCCCATGGTGCCCGAAGGCGCCTTCGCCATGCTCGCCTGCGCGCGCATCGGGGCGATCCACTCGGTCATCTTCGGCGGCTTCTCGCCCGAGGCCATTGCGGGCCGCGTCGAGGATTGCCGCAGCGACTGGATCGTCACCGCTGACGAAGGCCTGCGCGGCGGCAAGCGCATTCCGCTCAAGGCCAATGTCGACGCCGCGCTGGAAAAGGTGCCGGCCAAGGGCGTGCTGGTCCTCAGGCACACCGGCGGCGATGTCGCCATGCACGAGGGCCGCGACCACTGGTATCACGAATTCTCGCAAGACGTGTCCGGGGATTGCCCCTGCGAGCCCATGAAAGCGGAAGACCCGCTGTTCATTCTCTACACCTCGGGCTCGACCGGCAAGCCCAAGGGTGTGCTCCACACCACCGGCGGCTATGCCGTCTGGACCGAGACGACCTTCCGCTATGTCTTCGATTACCGCCCGGGCGAAATCTACTGGTGCACCGCCGACATCGGCTGGGTCACGGGCCACAGCTACATCGTCTACGGCCCGCTGCTGAACGGGGCCACGGCACTGATGTTCGAAGGCGTGCCCAACTGGCCCGGCCACGACCGCTTCTGGGCCGTATGCGAGAAGCACAAGGTCAACATCTTCTACACCGCCCCCACCGCCATCCGCGCGCTGATGCGCGAAGGCGACGGGCACGTGACGAAGCATGACCTGTCCAGCCTGCGCCTGCTCGGCAGCGTGGGCGAGCCGATCAATCCGGAAGCCTGGCGCTGGTATTCCGACACGGTCGGCAAGGGTGCGGTGCCCGTCATCGACACCTGGTGGCAGACCGAGACGGGCGGCGTGATGATCACCACCCTGCCCGGCGCGCACGACATGAAACCGGGCAGCGCGGGCAAGCCCTTCTTCGGCATCTGCCCGCAACTGGTCGATAACGAGGGCGGCGTGCTGGAGGGCGCGACCAGCGGCAATCTATGCATCACGCGCAGCTGGCCGGGTCAGGCGCGCACGGTCTACGGCGACCACGACCGCTTCGTGCAGACCTATTTCAGCACCTACAAGGGCAAGTATTTCACCGGTGACGGATGCCGCCGCGATGCCGACGATTACTACTGGATCACCGGGCGGGTGGACGATGTGATCAACGTATCGGGCCACCGCATGGGGACCGCCGAAGTGGAAAGCGCGCTGGTGCTCCACCCCAAGGTCAGCGAGGCGGCGGTCGTGGGCTATCCGCACGACATCAAGGGCCAGGGCATCTATTGCTATGTTACGCTGATGGAGGGCGAGCAGCCGTCGGAGGACCTCGCCGCCGAACTGCGCCAGTGGGTGCGCAAGGAAATCGGCCCGATCGCCACGCCCGACCACCTGCATTTCACCCCGGCCCTGCCCAAGACGCGCAGCGGCAAGATCATGCGGCGCATCCTGAGGAAGATCGCGGAGAACGAGTTCGGCGCGCTCGGCGACACCTCGACGCTGGCCGATCCTTCCGTAGTCGAAAGCCTGATCGACGGGCGCCAGAACCGCTAG
- a CDS encoding peptidylprolyl isomerase: protein MTKHLISLAAMLALAAPLAAQEEPQGAPSPNEIVAQADAKEWIAIPAEDLLVMTLAPAADGSARKVVIQLMPAPFSQGWVENIRTLARAKWYDNIAVNRVQDNYVVQWGDPNYDNPESEGAAKPLPDGLKVMDESDYAAPARHYRFYGNSGKRVHENRSNPHLTMAYLFGNYAGYNGFSAGWPVAGTNSAVPSEKRRSIDSAYDYSRPDSVWPVHCYGMVGVGRNYSPDTGSGAELYTVIGHAPRHLDRNIALVGRIVEGMEHLSSLPRGTGALGFYATGEEAKRTPILSVRVASDLPAGERPAFEYLSTEGETFVRYAEARANRRDPFFIVPAGGADICNIPVPIRRAGE from the coding sequence ATGACCAAGCACCTGATTTCGCTCGCCGCGATGCTCGCCCTTGCCGCCCCTCTCGCCGCGCAGGAAGAACCGCAAGGCGCCCCGTCTCCGAACGAAATTGTCGCGCAGGCTGATGCAAAGGAGTGGATCGCCATTCCCGCCGAAGACCTGCTGGTCATGACCCTCGCCCCTGCCGCCGACGGCTCTGCGCGCAAGGTCGTCATCCAGCTCATGCCCGCGCCCTTCAGCCAGGGCTGGGTCGAGAACATTCGCACTCTCGCCCGCGCGAAATGGTACGACAATATCGCGGTGAACCGGGTGCAGGACAATTACGTCGTCCAGTGGGGCGATCCCAATTACGACAATCCCGAAAGCGAAGGTGCTGCCAAACCGCTGCCCGATGGGCTGAAGGTGATGGACGAAAGCGATTACGCCGCACCGGCGCGGCATTATCGCTTCTACGGAAACAGCGGCAAGCGGGTGCATGAGAACCGCTCCAACCCGCACCTTACGATGGCCTATTTGTTCGGCAATTACGCCGGCTACAACGGCTTTTCGGCAGGATGGCCGGTGGCCGGCACCAACTCCGCAGTGCCCTCCGAGAAGCGCAGGTCAATAGACAGCGCCTATGACTACTCGCGCCCTGACAGTGTCTGGCCTGTCCATTGCTACGGCATGGTCGGGGTTGGGCGGAACTACTCGCCGGATACAGGTTCGGGGGCCGAACTCTACACCGTGATCGGCCATGCGCCGCGTCACCTCGACCGCAATATTGCGCTCGTGGGCCGGATCGTGGAGGGGATGGAGCACCTCTCCTCACTGCCGCGCGGCACCGGCGCGCTCGGCTTCTATGCGACCGGGGAAGAAGCCAAGCGCACCCCGATCCTTTCGGTCCGCGTGGCGAGCGACCTTCCAGCAGGCGAGAGACCGGCATTCGAATACCTCTCGACCGAAGGCGAGACCTTCGTCCGCTATGCCGAGGCGCGCGCCAATCGCCGCGATCCCTTCTTCATCGTCCCGGCGGGCGGTGCGGACATCTGCAACATCCCAGTGCCTATCCGCCGCGCGGGCGAGTGA
- a CDS encoding DUF1905 domain-containing protein: MSDTITCTLRLRQWRGERGTYHLVTITGEEAEAIAMHERLSRLEFGSRRGFGSVKVMAGIGGTRWKTSVFPQDRKSEWVLLVSKKVVKAEDLAEGDPLAVELQLL, translated from the coding sequence GTGAGCGATACTATCACCTGCACCCTCCGCTTGCGCCAATGGCGCGGGGAACGGGGCACCTATCACCTCGTCACGATTACCGGCGAAGAGGCCGAGGCCATCGCCATGCACGAGCGCCTTTCGCGGCTCGAATTCGGCAGCCGCCGCGGCTTCGGTTCGGTGAAGGTCATGGCAGGCATCGGCGGAACCCGTTGGAAGACTTCGGTGTTTCCGCAAGACCGGAAATCGGAATGGGTGCTGCTCGTGTCGAAAAAAGTGGTGAAGGCTGAGGACCTTGCCGAGGGCGACCCCCTCGCGGTCGAACTCCAGCTGCTCTAG
- a CDS encoding VOC family protein, producing the protein MSLLVGIDHVQLAMPHGGEPHARKFWADLMGLEEVAKPAHLAVNGGCWFEGEGITIHCGVEDAFLPARRAHPALLVENLGAMVAKLEAAGIPFKPGKKLDGYRRGDIADPFGNRIELMEKL; encoded by the coding sequence ATGAGCCTGCTCGTCGGTATCGACCATGTGCAGCTGGCCATGCCCCACGGGGGCGAACCGCATGCGCGCAAGTTCTGGGCCGACCTGATGGGGCTGGAAGAGGTCGCCAAGCCTGCACACCTTGCGGTCAATGGCGGCTGCTGGTTCGAAGGCGAGGGCATCACCATCCACTGCGGCGTGGAGGATGCCTTCCTCCCCGCCCGCCGCGCGCATCCTGCCTTGCTGGTCGAGAACCTCGGCGCGATGGTCGCCAAGCTGGAAGCGGCAGGCATCCCGTTCAAGCCGGGCAAGAAGCTCGACGGCTACCGCCGCGGCGACATTGCCGACCCCTTCGGCAACCGCATCGAACTGATGGAAAAGCTCTAG
- a CDS encoding RelA/SpoT family protein, which produces MLRQYELVERVKEYDPDADEAMLNRAYVYTVQKHGTQTRASGDPYFSHPVEVAGLMTDLKLDQETIATALLHDTVEDTLATIEDIELNFGTDVARLVDGVTKLSKIEQMPENERAAENLRKFLLAMSEDIRVLLVKLGDRLHNMRTLGFIKNPEKRQRIARETMDIYAPLAERVGMYEYMREMQMLAFEQLEPEAFETITQRLDQIRQQDGGQVDAIALDMKHALAEAGLTVEVSGREKHPYSIWRKMAERHVSFEQVTDIMAFRIITESVDDCYRAMGLLHTTWQFLPGRFKDYISTPKTNGYRSLHTSLIYGKSMRVEVQIRTREMHRTNEFGLAAHWAYKQGDRPDGQVGWLRDLIEIVDASHDPEELLEHTRMAIYQDRIFAFTPKGALFQLPKGSTAVDFAFAVHTDLGAQTVGAKINGRHMPLRTQLHNGDVVEILKGKNAEPQMSWLGFVVTGKARAAIRRAVRLKERAEVAEIGTKLFDEIASRVPAKIGKKAVRDALKRLEMEEEDDLYYAIGAANIADREVMEALVPGCTEGMAEDDAEWLRSGKSLSIRGLTPGVGYQLAECCHPVPGDRIVGVRKPSSGVEVHAIDCHELASGIDTDWLDLSWGKSSRGAVGRLRVTLYDRPGTLAEMAGIFAKNVVNVKSLEQVQLDHPFTTYEVDLEVQDLAHLTRILSALRASDAVAQAERA; this is translated from the coding sequence ATGCTGCGCCAGTACGAACTCGTAGAGAGGGTCAAGGAGTACGACCCGGACGCCGACGAGGCGATGCTGAACCGTGCCTATGTCTACACGGTGCAGAAGCACGGCACCCAGACGCGCGCCAGCGGCGACCCCTATTTCTCGCACCCGGTCGAGGTCGCGGGCCTGATGACCGACCTCAAGCTCGACCAGGAGACTATCGCCACCGCGCTGCTCCACGACACGGTCGAGGATACGCTGGCCACGATCGAGGATATCGAGCTCAATTTCGGGACCGATGTCGCACGGCTGGTCGACGGCGTGACCAAGCTGTCGAAGATCGAGCAGATGCCCGAGAACGAGCGCGCGGCCGAGAACCTGCGCAAGTTCCTCCTCGCCATGAGCGAGGACATCCGCGTTCTGCTGGTGAAGCTGGGCGACCGGCTGCACAACATGCGCACGCTGGGCTTCATCAAGAACCCGGAAAAGCGCCAGCGCATCGCGCGCGAGACGATGGATATCTACGCTCCGCTGGCAGAGCGGGTGGGCATGTACGAATACATGCGCGAGATGCAGATGCTCGCCTTCGAGCAATTGGAGCCCGAAGCCTTCGAGACGATCACCCAGCGCCTCGACCAGATCCGCCAGCAGGACGGCGGGCAGGTCGATGCCATTGCGCTCGACATGAAGCACGCGCTGGCCGAAGCCGGTCTTACGGTCGAGGTGTCGGGCCGCGAGAAGCACCCGTATTCGATCTGGCGCAAGATGGCCGAACGCCACGTGTCCTTCGAACAGGTGACGGACATCATGGCCTTCCGCATCATCACCGAAAGCGTCGACGACTGCTACCGCGCGATGGGGTTGCTGCACACGACCTGGCAGTTCCTGCCCGGGCGTTTCAAGGACTACATCTCGACGCCCAAGACGAACGGCTACCGCAGCCTCCACACCTCGCTGATCTACGGCAAGTCGATGCGCGTCGAGGTGCAGATCCGCACGCGCGAGATGCACCGCACCAACGAGTTCGGGCTGGCAGCGCACTGGGCCTACAAGCAGGGCGACCGCCCCGACGGGCAGGTCGGCTGGCTGCGCGACCTGATCGAGATCGTGGATGCCAGCCACGATCCGGAAGAACTGCTCGAACACACGCGCATGGCGATCTACCAGGATCGCATCTTCGCCTTCACCCCCAAGGGCGCGCTGTTCCAGCTGCCCAAGGGCTCTACCGCGGTCGACTTCGCCTTTGCGGTGCATACCGATCTCGGGGCGCAGACGGTCGGGGCCAAGATCAACGGGCGCCACATGCCCCTGCGCACGCAATTGCATAATGGCGACGTGGTCGAGATCCTGAAGGGCAAGAATGCCGAGCCGCAGATGAGCTGGCTGGGCTTCGTCGTCACCGGCAAGGCGCGGGCCGCCATCCGCCGCGCCGTCCGCCTCAAGGAGCGCGCGGAAGTCGCCGAAATCGGTACCAAGCTGTTCGACGAAATAGCCAGCCGTGTGCCTGCCAAGATCGGCAAGAAGGCGGTCCGCGATGCGTTGAAGCGACTGGAGATGGAGGAAGAGGACGACCTCTATTACGCCATCGGCGCGGCCAATATCGCCGACCGCGAGGTGATGGAGGCGCTGGTGCCCGGCTGCACCGAAGGCATGGCGGAAGACGATGCCGAATGGCTGCGCAGCGGCAAGTCGCTGTCGATCCGCGGGCTGACGCCGGGTGTCGGCTACCAGCTGGCCGAATGCTGCCACCCGGTGCCGGGCGACCGCATCGTGGGCGTTCGCAAACCGAGTTCGGGAGTGGAAGTCCACGCGATCGATTGCCACGAACTGGCGAGCGGGATCGATACCGACTGGCTCGATCTGTCATGGGGCAAGAGCTCGCGCGGCGCGGTCGGGCGGCTCAGGGTGACACTTTACGACCGGCCCGGTACGCTGGCCGAGATGGCCGGTATCTTCGCCAAGAACGTCGTGAACGTGAAAAGCCTGGAACAGGTCCAGCTCGACCACCCCTTCACCACTTACGAGGTCGATCTCGAAGTGCAGGACCTTGCCCACCTCACCCGCATCCTCAGCGCGCTGCGCGCCAGCGATGCCGTAGCGCAGGCGGAGCGCGCATGA